From Rhizobium favelukesii, the proteins below share one genomic window:
- a CDS encoding segregation and condensation protein A, whose translation MDTVKGTERLLTATPMDKLWQENGAERASSDPALLIDVAGFEGPLDLLLYLARNQKVDLSRISVLALAEQYLQFIESARRIRIELAADYLVMAAWLAYLKSRLLIPQQAKDDGPSGEEMAATLAFRLKRLEAMREAASGLVNRNRLGRDIFARGAPEHIPDRHPSAYTASLYDLLTAYASLRQRQAVTQVTIARRTVWSLTDARELLTRIIGEISDWTALESYLLRYMASPEDRVTAIASAFAASLELVREGKLEIRQDGAFQPLYMRRGPKHGTLQVVEQERPA comes from the coding sequence GTGGATACGGTCAAAGGCACGGAACGGCTGCTGACGGCGACGCCGATGGACAAGTTGTGGCAGGAGAACGGCGCCGAGCGCGCGAGCTCCGATCCCGCGCTGCTGATCGATGTTGCCGGCTTCGAAGGCCCGCTCGACCTTTTGCTCTATCTCGCCCGCAATCAGAAGGTCGATTTGTCCCGCATCTCCGTTCTTGCGCTGGCGGAGCAATATCTGCAGTTCATCGAAAGCGCGAGGCGGATCCGGATCGAGCTGGCAGCCGATTATCTCGTCATGGCCGCCTGGCTTGCCTACCTGAAATCGCGCCTGCTGATCCCGCAGCAGGCCAAGGACGACGGCCCTTCCGGCGAGGAAATGGCGGCAACGCTCGCCTTCCGCCTGAAGCGTCTCGAAGCGATGCGCGAGGCTGCGAGCGGTCTCGTCAACCGGAACCGCCTGGGCCGCGATATCTTTGCTCGTGGTGCGCCGGAGCACATCCCGGACAGGCATCCGTCGGCGTACACTGCCAGCCTCTACGATCTGCTGACGGCTTATGCGTCGCTCCGTCAGCGTCAGGCGGTAACGCAGGTGACGATCGCACGTCGCACTGTCTGGTCGCTGACCGACGCCCGCGAGCTTCTGACCCGCATCATCGGCGAGATCAGCGACTGGACAGCATTGGAATCCTACCTCCTGCGTTACATGGCGTCGCCGGAAGACAGGGTGACAGCAATTGCCAGTGCGTTCGCAGCTTCCCTCGAGCTCGTTCGCGAAGGTAAGCTCGAGATCCGTCAGGATGGAGCTTTCCAGCCGCTCTATATGAGACGAGGCCCTAAACATGGAACGCTGCAGGTCGTCGAACAGGAGCGACCGGCGTGA
- a CDS encoding twin-arginine translocase TatA/TatE family subunit, which yields MGSFSMWHWLIVLAIVLLLFGRGKIPELMGDVAKGIKSFKKGMNDEDTTPESTTAKTVDHKADETK from the coding sequence ATGGGTTCATTTAGCATGTGGCACTGGCTGATCGTTCTGGCCATCGTGCTTCTGTTGTTCGGTCGCGGCAAGATTCCGGAACTGATGGGCGACGTTGCCAAGGGCATCAAGAGCTTCAAGAAGGGCATGAACGACGAAGACACCACGCCCGAGTCCACGACTGCCAAGACCGTCGATCACAAGGCCGACGAAACGAAGTAA
- a CDS encoding SPOR domain-containing protein, whose amino-acid sequence MADKQRAYDTRKNTDHFADDDPLAELARIVGFEPRVAANTVEDAPRQEPAFNLEDELLREFERYDEPQSAASFDRLPEPVFEQPTAYEASADEAGVAPAAEAEPDFVIEPEGSPEVAVEPEVLQPPEVASNLTAAAWASSALREGEPISGGARDLIEELEMSIGASPASAAPVVPVASAKAPQWSAASIRLPIANFHPARRDEPFAPVVPVAVSAPEPAAASEGIAAFEVPVAAGFPAEIDRHEEPEVVHDEREVLPEAPVVEPLIDHRAFDLAAAAKDDGAVQADAALTEAAPTEIDDIAFDIDALLADVSHYPVPERQITPATDVAEMPRSPEPVRVAAPVVAPMPKPVEPPVLASTAKAEPEGDDPFAGHDFELDLEGIELELADFDFAEPVKVQPHAAEPPRVQTPHVEAVGLQPVAPVPAFQSAPAPVVAAAPIRQAPVEAAFVEKAPATPVFSADAGDDLPFDPSMISDAEYHPEAVEEMHVPVLPPVEQREPVVTTSDFDFDVDAEIANLLAPAKPVETPAKPVVEEWRTRAPISVAPSAAPAVSVAKQAPLQSLDEFERALEEDFRRSVNEPVQRRENVSQVQIQSAGEAEDMSRARSMKRMLAAAAAIVVFGGVAYAGYTFLARDGGLGIASGEPRVITADKDPVKVVPENPGGKTVPNQDKAVYDSVGGAAAEAPKQKALVSSDEQPVDVVQRTLTPETLPEDNDSDIATPPMATPVGDTQDPRLLPSQDTAAVDEADNANQAPSVSARKVRTMIVRPDGTLVARDEPAPEAAPTLPKATPVQTQKITAGSKPAGGTAANFPASGQVAAADIRSTPVEETKPTAAQAPSENALAKAAAASPANVDPPVRAVKSSTVSDTAPAPAARPARTEARKATTEAPAAPAAQKPKEVAAVSPAATQAQPATAAGGYGVQIASLPSEEEAKKSYASLSKKFASVLSGRSYEIRKAEIAGKGTFYRVRIPAGSKDEAAAICEKYRAAGGSCLISK is encoded by the coding sequence ATGGCAGACAAACAGCGGGCGTATGACACGCGTAAGAATACGGACCACTTTGCCGACGATGACCCTTTGGCGGAACTTGCCCGTATCGTTGGCTTTGAACCGCGGGTAGCAGCCAATACCGTTGAAGATGCACCCCGACAGGAACCAGCATTCAATCTCGAAGATGAGTTGCTGCGCGAGTTCGAGCGCTACGACGAGCCTCAGTCCGCAGCTTCCTTCGATCGGCTGCCTGAGCCCGTGTTCGAGCAGCCGACTGCCTATGAGGCTTCCGCCGATGAAGCTGGTGTCGCGCCCGCTGCCGAGGCCGAACCTGATTTTGTCATCGAGCCCGAAGGTTCCCCCGAAGTTGCCGTTGAGCCGGAGGTTCTTCAGCCGCCGGAAGTGGCTTCCAACCTGACCGCCGCCGCTTGGGCGTCAAGCGCCCTGCGTGAGGGTGAACCAATCTCCGGTGGCGCTCGTGATCTGATCGAAGAACTCGAGATGTCGATCGGCGCATCGCCCGCTTCGGCTGCGCCCGTCGTGCCGGTGGCGTCTGCCAAGGCTCCGCAGTGGTCTGCGGCCAGCATCCGGCTGCCGATCGCCAACTTCCATCCGGCGCGCCGCGATGAGCCTTTTGCCCCGGTCGTTCCCGTGGCTGTTTCTGCGCCTGAACCGGCTGCTGCGTCGGAGGGCATTGCCGCTTTTGAAGTGCCTGTTGCCGCGGGCTTCCCCGCTGAAATCGATCGTCACGAAGAGCCCGAGGTGGTCCACGATGAGCGTGAGGTGCTTCCAGAAGCGCCGGTCGTTGAACCTCTCATCGATCACCGCGCCTTCGATCTGGCTGCTGCCGCGAAGGATGATGGTGCCGTTCAGGCCGATGCTGCGCTGACGGAAGCAGCGCCGACTGAGATCGACGATATTGCCTTCGATATCGATGCACTCCTCGCCGACGTGTCGCATTACCCCGTTCCGGAGCGCCAGATCACGCCTGCGACAGACGTCGCCGAGATGCCGCGCTCGCCGGAGCCGGTCCGCGTAGCGGCACCTGTCGTGGCTCCGATGCCGAAACCGGTCGAGCCGCCTGTGCTCGCCTCCACTGCCAAGGCTGAACCGGAAGGTGATGATCCTTTCGCCGGCCATGACTTCGAACTCGATCTTGAAGGTATCGAGCTGGAATTGGCCGATTTTGACTTTGCTGAGCCAGTGAAGGTGCAGCCGCACGCGGCCGAACCACCGAGAGTTCAGACACCGCATGTCGAGGCCGTTGGACTGCAGCCGGTCGCCCCAGTGCCCGCTTTCCAGTCGGCGCCCGCTCCGGTTGTTGCCGCCGCGCCGATCCGTCAGGCCCCGGTAGAGGCAGCTTTCGTCGAAAAGGCGCCCGCTACGCCCGTATTCTCGGCCGATGCCGGAGACGACCTCCCGTTCGATCCGTCGATGATCTCGGATGCGGAGTATCATCCGGAAGCCGTCGAAGAAATGCACGTGCCCGTGCTGCCGCCCGTCGAGCAGCGGGAACCGGTGGTGACGACCTCAGACTTCGATTTCGACGTCGACGCCGAGATCGCCAACCTGCTTGCGCCGGCCAAGCCGGTGGAAACGCCTGCGAAGCCAGTCGTCGAGGAATGGCGGACCCGTGCGCCGATCTCTGTCGCGCCGAGCGCAGCGCCAGCCGTGTCTGTCGCCAAGCAGGCTCCGTTACAGAGCTTGGACGAGTTCGAACGCGCCCTTGAAGAAGACTTCCGACGGAGCGTCAACGAGCCGGTCCAACGCCGCGAGAACGTTTCCCAGGTGCAAATCCAGTCGGCAGGTGAAGCCGAGGATATGAGCCGTGCACGCTCGATGAAACGGATGCTGGCTGCCGCTGCAGCGATCGTCGTGTTCGGCGGCGTCGCCTATGCAGGCTATACGTTCCTAGCCCGTGATGGAGGCCTTGGTATTGCCTCCGGCGAGCCGCGCGTGATCACTGCAGACAAGGACCCGGTTAAGGTCGTACCGGAAAATCCGGGCGGAAAGACCGTGCCGAACCAGGACAAGGCTGTTTACGACAGCGTCGGCGGTGCCGCGGCCGAAGCGCCGAAGCAGAAAGCACTGGTGTCGAGCGACGAGCAGCCGGTCGACGTCGTTCAGCGCACGCTGACGCCGGAGACGCTGCCCGAGGACAACGACAGCGACATCGCAACGCCACCAATGGCGACACCGGTCGGTGACACCCAGGATCCGCGCCTGCTGCCCAGCCAGGATACGGCCGCTGTCGACGAAGCTGACAATGCAAACCAGGCTCCGTCGGTTTCCGCCCGCAAGGTCCGCACCATGATCGTCCGGCCGGACGGTACTTTGGTTGCCCGCGACGAGCCGGCTCCGGAAGCAGCCCCGACGCTGCCGAAGGCAACTCCCGTTCAGACGCAGAAGATCACCGCTGGCTCAAAGCCGGCTGGCGGCACTGCTGCGAATTTCCCGGCATCGGGGCAGGTCGCCGCCGCCGACATTCGGTCGACCCCGGTTGAAGAAACCAAGCCGACAGCCGCGCAGGCTCCCTCGGAAAATGCGCTGGCCAAGGCGGCGGCCGCCTCTCCGGCGAACGTCGACCCGCCGGTGCGCGCGGTGAAGAGTTCCACGGTGAGTGACACCGCGCCGGCTCCGGCAGCGCGTCCGGCTAGGACTGAAGCGAGGAAGGCAACTACCGAGGCGCCCGCGGCACCTGCAGCACAGAAGCCGAAGGAAGTTGCCGCTGTTTCGCCGGCTGCAACCCAGGCCCAACCTGCTACGGCCGCTGGTGGCTACGGCGTCCAGATCGCATCGCTTCCTTCCGAGGAAGAGGCGAAGAAGTCCTACGCGAGCCTTTCGAAGAAGTTTGCAAGCGTGCTTAGCGGCCGCAGCTACGAGATTCGCAAGGCCGAGATTGCAGGGAAGGGCACGTTCTACCGCGTTCGTATCCCTGCGGGCTCCAAGGACGAAGCCGCGGCTATCTGCGAAAAGTACCGTGCCGCAGGCGGCAGCTGCCTTATCTCGAAGTAA
- the scpB gene encoding SMC-Scp complex subunit ScpB — protein sequence MVEETEDDVRAETEAERIAEALVFASAQPVSEGFIADRLPRPFNVRGIMLRLKEQYAHRGVNLVQVDDAWAFRTAADLSFVIRRDENEAKKLSRAALEVLAIIAYHQPVTRAEIEDIRGVQTSRGTLDVLMEAGWVRFRGRRRTPGRPVTLGTTRDFLDHFGLEELRDLPGLEELKGAGLLSGRIPANFNIPSPTMNDELTEDEDPITQLDLEELGLLAPGGASED from the coding sequence ATGGTGGAAGAGACAGAGGACGACGTTCGTGCAGAGACTGAGGCGGAGCGCATTGCCGAGGCATTGGTCTTCGCATCTGCGCAGCCCGTCTCCGAAGGGTTCATTGCCGATCGCCTGCCGCGTCCGTTCAACGTCCGTGGGATCATGCTGCGCCTGAAGGAGCAGTATGCCCATCGCGGCGTCAATCTCGTGCAGGTGGATGATGCTTGGGCCTTCCGTACGGCGGCAGACCTCTCCTTCGTCATCCGGCGCGACGAGAACGAAGCCAAGAAGCTGTCGCGAGCGGCCTTGGAGGTACTGGCGATCATTGCATATCACCAGCCGGTGACGCGCGCCGAAATCGAGGATATCAGAGGCGTCCAGACCTCCCGCGGCACACTCGACGTCCTGATGGAGGCAGGCTGGGTTCGGTTTCGCGGTCGCAGGCGTACGCCGGGTCGTCCCGTTACGCTGGGCACGACGCGCGATTTCCTTGATCATTTCGGCCTGGAAGAACTGCGCGATCTGCCAGGACTTGAAGAATTGAAGGGCGCAGGGCTGCTCTCCGGTCGCATCCCGGCCAACTTCAATATACCATCGCCGACAATGAACGACGAGTTGACCGAAGACGAAGATCCGATCACGCAGCTCGATCTCGAGGAACTCGGCCTGCTTGCGCCCGGCGGCGCGTCCGAAGACTAA
- the nagZ gene encoding beta-N-acetylhexosaminidase produces MTESKAMILGCSGLSLTPEEKAFFSAERPWGFILFGRNISEPQQISDLVAEMREAVGWHAPVLIDQEGGRVQRIRPPIFQHYPTGQQLGDIYRQNREKGLRAAWLMSRLHAFDLSSLGINVDCLPVLDVPVEGSSNVIGNRAYGGDPMTVTAMGRAAAEGLKAGGLLPVMKHMPGHGRGFADSHHELPVVAVSRAELQVHDFPPFIAMKDELMAMTCHVVFAAVDSEHPATTSRKVIAGIIREYIGFKGLLLSDDTSMNALAGTIGERAANIIAGGCDIVLHCNGHMDEMQQVVENVPVLQGQSLLRAQAVLKGFPSADKAEQASIRAEFDEMFATV; encoded by the coding sequence ATGACCGAATCAAAAGCAATGATCCTTGGCTGTAGCGGCCTTTCTCTTACTCCCGAAGAAAAGGCGTTCTTCAGCGCGGAGCGTCCTTGGGGCTTCATTCTGTTTGGACGCAATATTTCGGAGCCGCAACAGATCAGCGATCTCGTCGCGGAGATGCGAGAAGCAGTCGGTTGGCACGCGCCGGTTCTGATCGACCAGGAAGGTGGACGCGTCCAGCGCATCCGACCGCCGATCTTCCAGCACTATCCCACGGGGCAACAGCTTGGCGATATCTATCGGCAGAACAGAGAAAAAGGCCTCCGCGCCGCCTGGCTGATGTCGCGGCTGCACGCCTTCGATCTTTCGAGCCTTGGGATCAATGTGGACTGCCTCCCGGTGCTGGACGTTCCCGTGGAGGGCAGCAGCAACGTGATCGGCAACCGCGCTTACGGTGGCGATCCGATGACAGTCACGGCCATGGGACGTGCCGCAGCCGAGGGTTTGAAAGCGGGCGGTCTTCTCCCTGTCATGAAACATATGCCGGGCCACGGTCGCGGCTTTGCGGATTCCCATCACGAGCTGCCGGTCGTCGCGGTTTCGCGTGCAGAACTCCAGGTGCATGATTTCCCTCCGTTCATTGCCATGAAGGACGAATTGATGGCGATGACGTGCCATGTGGTCTTTGCAGCCGTCGATTCCGAGCACCCGGCAACCACCTCGCGCAAGGTCATCGCCGGTATTATTCGCGAGTACATCGGCTTCAAGGGTCTGTTGCTTTCCGATGATACATCGATGAACGCCCTTGCCGGCACGATCGGAGAGCGCGCCGCCAACATCATCGCGGGCGGATGTGATATCGTGCTTCATTGCAACGGCCACATGGACGAGATGCAGCAGGTTGTCGAAAATGTGCCGGTCTTGCAGGGCCAGTCGCTCTTGCGCGCACAAGCAGTGCTGAAGGGCTTCCCGAGCGCTGACAAGGCCGAGCAGGCTTCGATCCGCGCCGAATTCGATGAGATGTTTGCGACTGTCTGA
- the tatB gene encoding Sec-independent protein translocase protein TatB produces MFDIGWTELLVIAVVLIVVVGPKDLPPMLRAFGKMTQRARKVAGEFRAQFDEALREADLDEVRQTLTDAQKLNPVNSLREAMNPLRQMGNEIKADLQKATTVENKTEVPSAAVSVPDPSMSLPETPPVMPPPSPQAAVAAEMPGAAVTEKPKAVRKPRAKAADKADAAAAIAVVPAEKTKRAPAKAAAPSTATAAKKPTVAAVEATAAPKKTAAKKKKDDA; encoded by the coding sequence ATGTTCGATATTGGCTGGACCGAGCTGCTTGTCATCGCGGTCGTACTGATCGTGGTGGTTGGTCCCAAGGACTTGCCGCCGATGCTGCGTGCGTTCGGCAAGATGACACAGCGTGCCCGCAAGGTTGCGGGCGAGTTTCGCGCCCAGTTCGACGAAGCATTGCGTGAAGCCGATCTGGACGAAGTACGCCAGACGCTGACGGACGCGCAGAAGCTGAACCCCGTCAACAGCTTGCGTGAGGCAATGAACCCGCTTCGCCAGATGGGCAACGAAATCAAGGCCGACCTGCAGAAGGCGACGACGGTCGAGAACAAGACCGAGGTTCCGTCCGCTGCGGTATCGGTGCCTGACCCGTCGATGAGCCTACCTGAGACGCCCCCGGTCATGCCGCCGCCTTCGCCTCAAGCCGCCGTAGCCGCTGAAATGCCTGGAGCCGCTGTTACCGAGAAGCCAAAGGCCGTGCGCAAGCCACGCGCCAAGGCTGCGGATAAGGCTGATGCCGCAGCGGCCATCGCCGTTGTTCCGGCCGAAAAGACGAAGCGCGCGCCTGCCAAGGCCGCGGCACCAAGCACGGCCACCGCAGCAAAGAAGCCGACGGTCGCCGCCGTTGAGGCCACAGCCGCTCCGAAGAAGACGGCAGCGAAAAAGAAGAAGGACGACGCATGA
- the argS gene encoding arginine--tRNA ligase, producing the protein MNLFTDFDARIKTALEQIDLVKEKRSEVDFGRIAIEPPRDPSHGDVATNAAMVLAKPLGTNPRALAEIITAKLKEDADVADVSVAGPGFINIKLSVGYWQRLLASMIDAGTDYGRSALGAGKRVNVEYVSANPTGPMHVGHCRGAVVGDALANLLSFAGFDVVKEYYINDAGSQIDVLARSVFLRYREALGEKIGEIPPGLYPGDYLIPVGQSLARDYGVRLHNMTEDQWMPIVKDRTIDAMMAMIREDLDALNVHHDVFFSERTLHAHGAAAIRTAINDLTFNGHVYKGTLPPPKGQLPEDWEDREQTLFRSTEVGDDMDRPLIKSDGSYTYFAADVAYFKNKFDRGFNEMIYVLGADHGGYVKRLEAVARGVSEGKAKLTVLLCQLVKLFRNGEPVKMSKRSGDFVTLREVVEEVGRDSVRFMMLYRKSSEPLDFDFAKVTEQSKDNPVFYVQYAHARCMSVFRQAKEVFPDLDVTLGELAKAAARIADPAELQLVAKAAEFPRLVESAAQSQEPHRVVFYLYDLASSFHAHWNKGKDQVDLRFINDKNRESSIARLGLVYAVASVLKSGLAIAGTAAPDEMR; encoded by the coding sequence ATGAACCTTTTTACCGATTTCGACGCCAGGATTAAAACCGCCCTTGAACAGATCGATCTGGTCAAGGAGAAGCGATCCGAGGTGGATTTCGGCCGCATCGCGATCGAGCCGCCGCGCGACCCGAGCCACGGTGACGTTGCGACCAACGCAGCGATGGTGCTGGCAAAGCCGCTCGGCACCAATCCGCGCGCTCTGGCAGAGATCATTACGGCGAAGTTGAAGGAAGACGCCGACGTCGCGGACGTCTCGGTAGCTGGCCCCGGCTTCATCAACATCAAGCTTTCCGTCGGCTACTGGCAGCGCCTGCTTGCCTCGATGATCGACGCTGGCACGGACTACGGCCGCTCGGCGCTTGGCGCCGGCAAGCGCGTCAACGTCGAGTATGTGTCGGCGAACCCGACCGGTCCCATGCATGTCGGCCATTGCCGTGGCGCCGTGGTCGGCGACGCGCTCGCCAACCTGCTTTCCTTTGCCGGCTTCGATGTCGTCAAGGAGTACTACATCAACGACGCCGGCTCGCAGATCGACGTGCTGGCGCGGTCGGTTTTCCTGCGTTATCGCGAAGCTCTCGGCGAGAAGATCGGAGAGATTCCGCCAGGACTTTATCCGGGCGACTATCTCATTCCTGTCGGTCAGTCACTGGCCCGTGACTACGGCGTCAGGCTGCACAACATGACCGAAGATCAGTGGATGCCGATCGTCAAGGATCGCACGATCGATGCGATGATGGCGATGATCCGCGAGGATCTGGACGCGTTGAACGTGCATCATGACGTGTTTTTCTCTGAGCGCACGCTGCACGCCCATGGCGCTGCCGCGATCCGCACCGCGATCAACGATCTGACGTTCAATGGGCATGTCTATAAGGGCACGCTGCCGCCACCGAAGGGCCAGTTGCCCGAGGACTGGGAGGACCGTGAGCAGACGCTGTTCCGCTCAACGGAAGTCGGCGACGATATGGATCGGCCGCTGATCAAGTCGGACGGCTCCTACACCTATTTTGCTGCCGACGTTGCCTACTTCAAGAACAAATTCGACCGTGGCTTCAACGAGATGATCTATGTTCTCGGCGCCGACCACGGCGGCTACGTCAAGCGCCTTGAGGCGGTCGCCCGCGGTGTTTCCGAAGGTAAGGCGAAGCTGACGGTCCTCCTTTGCCAACTCGTGAAGCTGTTCCGTAATGGCGAGCCGGTGAAGATGTCGAAGCGCTCGGGCGACTTCGTCACCCTCCGCGAAGTTGTCGAGGAGGTCGGCCGCGATTCGGTGCGCTTCATGATGCTATATCGCAAGAGTTCGGAGCCGTTGGACTTCGATTTCGCCAAAGTAACGGAGCAATCGAAGGACAATCCAGTCTTCTACGTACAGTATGCGCACGCGCGCTGCATGTCGGTTTTCCGGCAGGCGAAGGAGGTGTTTCCGGACCTTGACGTGACGCTTGGCGAGCTTGCGAAAGCGGCAGCGCGGATCGCGGATCCCGCGGAATTGCAGCTGGTTGCGAAGGCAGCAGAATTTCCCCGGTTGGTCGAGTCTGCGGCACAGTCACAGGAGCCGCACCGCGTCGTATTTTACCTCTATGACCTGGCAAGTTCTTTCCATGCGCACTGGAATAAAGGCAAGGATCAAGTAGACTTACGATTTATTAACGATAAGAACCGAGAATCGAGTATAGCCAGATTAGGGCTGGTGTACGCCGTTGCGTCGGTTTTGAAGTCGGGACTTGCCATTGCGGGTACCGCTGCGCCGGATGAGATGCGGTAG
- the serS gene encoding serine--tRNA ligase, whose translation MLDIKWIRENPEALDAALAKRGAEPLSESLIAVDEKRRSAIQKVQDMLSRRNAASKEIGAAMAQKNSELAEKLKLEVADLKVLLPAEEEGERQATDELNDALSRIPNVPHDDVPVGKDEHDNVVARVVGEKPRWNHTPKEHFEIGEALGYMDFERAAKLSGSRFTVLTGPLARLERALGQFMIDLHTGEHGYTEVSSPLMVRDEAVFGTAQLPKFADDLFKTTDGRWLIPTAEVTLTNLVSGEILDQEKLPLRFTALTPSFRSEAGSAGRDTRGMLRQHQFWKCELVSITDAESSLAEHERMTACAEEVLKRLGLHFRTMTLCTGDMGFGSRKTYDLEVWLPGQNTYREISSCSVCGDFQARRMNARYRGKEDKATKFVHTLNGSGTAVGRCLIAVLENYLNEDGTVTVPDVLLPYMGGLKKIERAA comes from the coding sequence ATGCTCGATATCAAATGGATCCGTGAGAATCCCGAAGCGCTCGACGCGGCACTCGCCAAGCGTGGTGCCGAGCCTTTGTCCGAAAGCCTGATTGCGGTCGACGAAAAGCGCCGTTCGGCCATTCAGAAGGTCCAGGACATGCTGTCCCGCCGCAACGCCGCCTCCAAGGAGATCGGCGCTGCGATGGCGCAGAAGAACAGCGAACTTGCCGAAAAGCTCAAGCTCGAGGTGGCCGACCTGAAGGTGCTGCTTCCGGCCGAGGAAGAGGGCGAGCGTCAGGCGACGGACGAACTGAATGATGCACTGTCGCGCATTCCGAACGTCCCGCATGACGACGTGCCGGTCGGCAAGGACGAGCACGACAATGTCGTTGCCCGCGTCGTCGGCGAGAAACCGCGCTGGAACCATACGCCGAAGGAACACTTCGAAATCGGCGAAGCGCTTGGCTACATGGACTTCGAGCGGGCCGCAAAGCTCTCCGGATCGCGCTTCACCGTGCTGACCGGTCCGCTTGCGCGGCTGGAGCGCGCGCTCGGCCAGTTCATGATTGACCTCCATACGGGCGAGCATGGCTACACCGAAGTCAGCTCGCCGCTGATGGTGCGTGACGAGGCGGTGTTCGGAACAGCGCAGCTGCCGAAATTCGCGGACGATCTCTTCAAGACGACGGACGGCCGATGGCTGATCCCGACCGCCGAGGTGACACTCACCAATCTTGTCTCCGGTGAAATCCTCGACCAGGAGAAGCTGCCGCTTCGTTTCACCGCGCTGACGCCGTCCTTCCGTTCGGAAGCCGGCTCAGCTGGGCGCGACACGCGTGGCATGCTGCGCCAGCATCAATTCTGGAAGTGCGAGCTCGTCTCGATCACCGATGCCGAGAGCTCGCTTGCCGAGCACGAGCGCATGACCGCCTGCGCGGAAGAGGTGTTAAAGCGCCTCGGCCTGCATTTCCGCACGATGACGCTCTGCACCGGCGATATGGGCTTCGGTTCGCGCAAGACCTACGACCTCGAGGTCTGGTTGCCGGGCCAGAACACCTACCGCGAGATCTCGTCCTGCTCCGTCTGCGGCGATTTCCAGGCGCGGCGCATGAACGCGCGCTATCGCGGTAAGGAGGACAAGGCAACGAAGTTCGTTCACACACTGAACGGCTCCGGCACCGCCGTTGGCCGCTGCCTGATCGCCGTTCTGGAGAATTACCTGAACGAGGATGGTACGGTGACTGTTCCGGACGTTCTGCTGCCATATATGGGCGGTTTGAAGAAGATAGAACGGGCGGCCTGA
- the tatC gene encoding twin-arginine translocase subunit TatC, protein MSGDIEDKPQPLIEHLMELRTRLMWSIGAFFVAFIVCFIFAKHLFNALVYPYKWAVIWAHLDVSKAQLIYTAPQEFFFTQVKVAMFGGLVIAFPIIAAQIYKFVAPGLYKNERAAFLPFLIASPVLFLMGASLVYFFFTPMVMWFFLTMQQAPGEGDVAISLLPKVSEYLSLIMTLVFSFGLVFQLPVVTTLLARVGLLTSDWLREKRKFAIVLAFIVAAVLTPPDPMSQIGLALPTILLYEISIYAARLVERQRAREAVEEAEGTTDVAKSDNV, encoded by the coding sequence ATGAGCGGTGACATCGAGGACAAGCCACAGCCGCTGATCGAACACCTGATGGAGCTGCGCACGCGGCTCATGTGGTCGATTGGCGCGTTCTTCGTCGCTTTCATCGTGTGCTTCATCTTTGCCAAGCATCTCTTCAATGCCCTTGTCTATCCCTACAAGTGGGCCGTTATCTGGGCGCATCTCGATGTGTCCAAGGCACAGCTCATCTACACGGCGCCCCAGGAGTTCTTCTTCACACAGGTGAAGGTCGCCATGTTCGGCGGTCTGGTGATCGCCTTCCCGATTATAGCGGCGCAGATCTACAAGTTCGTGGCGCCCGGTCTTTACAAGAACGAGCGCGCTGCCTTTCTTCCGTTCCTGATTGCCTCGCCGGTTCTGTTCCTCATGGGCGCATCGCTGGTCTACTTCTTCTTCACGCCGATGGTCATGTGGTTCTTCCTGACCATGCAACAGGCGCCGGGTGAGGGCGATGTCGCGATCTCGCTGCTTCCAAAGGTCTCTGAATACCTCAGCTTGATCATGACGCTGGTGTTCTCGTTCGGCCTTGTCTTCCAGCTTCCCGTCGTTACCACGCTACTGGCGCGCGTCGGCCTGCTGACGTCGGACTGGCTTCGGGAGAAGCGCAAGTTCGCGATCGTGCTCGCCTTTATCGTCGCAGCGGTGCTGACGCCGCCAGATCCGATGTCCCAGATCGGCCTTGCACTGCCGACCATCCTTCTCTACGAGATTTCCATCTACGCGGCGCGACTCGTGGAGCGCCAGCGTGCCCGCGAGGCGGTCGAAGAGGCTGAAGGAACCACGGACGTTGCCAAGTCGGACAACGTCTGA